In Streptomyces sp. TLI_146, the genomic stretch GGTGGCCGAGATGACGGGGGAGCGCGGCCCGGCGCTCCCGGAGGTGCACGAGTCCGCCACGGCCCACATAGCCGTCGAGCTCGGCGGCGTCACCCGGTTCCTGGCCGTCGCCGACATCGCGTACGCCGAGGCGCAGGGCGACTACGCCCGGCTGCACACCGATTCCGGCAGTCATCTGGTGCGCGTGCCGCTGTCGACGCTGGAGGACCGCTGGCGCGCGCACGGGTTCGTGCGGATCCACCGCAGCCACCTGGTGGCGCTCGCCAGGATCGACGAACTGCGCCTGGAGGCGGGCAGCATGACCGTCCGCATCGGCGGGGCCGAGCTCCCCGTCAGCCGCCGCCATGCCCGCACCCTCCGCGACCAGCTGATGCGTCGCGGCGGTCGTTGACGCTCCACCGCCTGCCTACTGATGGTGCGTCAGAACAGATGGATCGCCAGATGCCCGAGCGGCAGGCCGAGTTCCCACGCCGGGGTCCACACCCGCGGCTCGTCCTCGGCCTCGGCGCGCGGGTCGACCCCGCCCGGCACGACCGCGTCCAGGTCCGCGGCCAGCAGCTCGGTCTCCTCCAGCCACCGCCACGCGTCCCGCGCCAGCGCCAGGTCGGGGCCGGACCCGGCCGCCTCCCGCTCGCGCAGGCGCTCGCGGACCCAGCCGTGCCACGGCCGCCCGGCCGCGGTGAGCGAACTCCACTCGTCGAGTCTGGCCACCACCCGCGCGCCGCCGACCGCGCCGTCCGACAGGAAGATCGTCAACGCCAAGGCGTTGCGTCCGGCCCTGAATTCGAGCGTCGTCGGCGGCATGAGATCGCCGGTGCGCAGTAATTCGTCGGCGATGTACTCCGCGTACATCCATGCCATCGGCACCAGCAGTTCGCCACCACTGGTCCCGTTCGTACCCTCCGGACGCATTCCGTCTCGCCTCTTTCATCGACTGTCCAGGCGCTCCAGGGAGCTCCAGGGAGCATTGAACCGGGGGCGCGTGCCCGCCGTGGCCAGAAGGGCAGGATCCGTCATCCCCTACGAGGTGCCCATGCATGTGCGGCAGTCGCTCGGCGCGTACGTCCTCGGCGCCCTCGCGCCGGACGAGGACCGCCGGGTCGCCGGTCATCTGCGCACCTGCCCGGACTGCCGCGCGGCCTACCTGGAGGTCGCGGAGGCGCCCTCGATGCTGGCCCTGCTCTCCGAGGAGGACCTGGCGGACGGGCCGCCGGACGAGTAGCCCGGCAGGACCCGCGCCAGGGCCCGCAGAGCATAGTACGAGCGGGACTTGACGGTGCCGCACGGCACCCCCAGGACCTCCGCCGCCTCGGCCACGCTCAGTCCCCGGAAGTAGATCTGCGCCAGCACCGCCCGGTGCTCGGGGCTCAGGGTGCGCACCGCGTCCCGGACGTCGAGCGCCGCCGCCGACCGCTCGGCGTGGTCGTCCTGCGCCTCCACGCGCGCGTCGAGCACGGCGTCGTGCACCTCGACCGGCCGCGCCTGCCGGTTGCGGCGGGCGTCGATCGCCAGCCGCCGCCCGACGGTGAACAGCCACGGCCGCATCGAGGCGTACGGGCCCTCGAACGCCTCCGGGTGCTGCCAGGCCCGCACCAGCGTCTCCTGGAGCAGGTCCTCGGCGCGCTGACGGTCGCCGTAGGTGAGGCCGAGCAGGAAGTGCATCAGGGCGGGGCCGTGCTCGCGCTGGAGTGCCGCGAGGTCGGGCTCGCGGGTGTACCGCCGCGGCGGCGCCGCACCTCGTGGGGCCGCGTCCGCCCGTGGGGCCGCGTCCGAGATACCCGTGCTCACCGTGGTGCTCCCTTCCCGAGAAGTCCGCAGGCCGCAGCCCGTATCCGAGCGCAGTCGGGCGCGAAGGGACAGCCGCCGGACCGCGACATGCGACGAACGGTCGAATGGAGCGGCGAATGGTGCGGCGAACGGTTGGGGAATCGGACTATCTATGCATGATGTGGATATCTGATAATCAATCAGGTATTTCCGACCCATGGAGCCCGGTGCCATGACCAGCAGCACGAGCCGGCGGACGGCGGCCGTCGCGGCCCTCGTCCTCGCCGCGACCGCCGGGTGCGCGGTGGAGCACCCCGCCCCCGCGCGCCTGCCGCACCACCAGGACTCCGAGCGGCCCGGCACGCCGTCGCCGGCCGGCGGCTCCGCGAAGGCGGGGCCGCGCCCGTTCACGCTGGTCGCCACCGGTGACGTACTGCCGCACTCCTCGACCATCGAGCGCGCCGCGGCCGACGCGAGCGGGGACGGCTACGACTTCCGGCCGATGCTCGCCGGGGTCAAGCCGGTGATCTCCCGGGCGGACCTGGCGATCTGTCACATGGAGACGGTGTACGGGCCGGACGGCGGGCCCTTCACCGGCTATCCGGCGTTCAAGTCGCCGCCGCAGGTGGCCGCCGCGCTCAAGGACACCGGGTACGACTCGTGCTCGACCGCGTCCAACCACAGCCTCGACGACGGGGCGGACGGGATCGCCCGGACCCTTCGCGCCTTCGACAAGGCGGGCCTCAAGCACACCGGATCGGGCCGCACGGCCACGGAGTCGGCGGCGCCCGCCCTGCTGGAAGCGGGCGGCGCCAAGGTCGCCCAGCTGGCGTACACATACGACACCAACGGCTATCCGATGCCGGACGGCCAGCCGTGGGCCGTCCACCTCATCGACGAGCGGAAGATCCTCGCGGACGCGCGCGCGGCGCGGAAGGCGGGGGCCGACGTGGTCGTCGTCAGCCTGCACTGGGGCACCGAGTGGCAGACCGAGCCCGACGAGCAGCAGCTCACGCTGGGCAAGGCGCTCACGGCCTCCCGCACCGGCGGCCGCCCCGACATCGACCTCGTCCTGGGCACGCACGCGCACATCCCGCAGGCGTACGAGAAGGTCAACGGCACCTGGATCGTCTACGGCGAGGGCGACCAGATCGCGGGGGAGATGTTCAACAACTCCGGCGCGCGCGATCCGCGCGGCAACATGAGCTCCATCGCCCGCTTCACGTTCACGCCGCCCGCCCGGGAGGGGGCGCGCTGGGAGGTCACCAAGGCGGAGTTCATCCCCCAGTGGGTCGACGCGGACCGCGGCCGCGTCATCAACCTCCCCGAGGCCCTGCGCACCTCCCCCGACCGGGAGGACTACCGCACGGCACAGACGGAGATCCGGGAGGCGGTGCTGGGCCGCGGGGCGGTGAGGGACGGACTGACGATGGCGACGGGGTAGGGGACCTCTCGTTCGGCTGCGGACCGTGGGTGGCTGGTCGCGCAGTTCCCCGCGCCCCTAACCACCTAGGGGCGCGGGGAACTGCGCGAGCAACCCACCACTCAGCCGCGGACAAAGGCCGGGCCGGACCTACGGCACCACCGTCACCGGCCACCGCCCCGCCTTGACCAACCGCACCGCCACCGACCCCACGATCCGGTGCCCCGCAGACTCCGACGCACCCACCACCACCGCGTCCGCCTTCAGCGAATCCGCGGCCGCCACCAGCCCCCCGTACGCGTCCCCGCGCAACGTGTGGAACTCCCAGCGCACGGTCCAGATGTCCCGCACCCGTTCCGCCGCCGCGCGGATCTCCTCGGCGAGGCCCTCCGCGATCTCCCCGGTGGTGTCGGGGACCGGCGCCCCCATCGCGGCGCCCGCGGGCACCAGTGGCTGGACGTAGACCACCGCGAGCAGCGCGTTCTGGCGCCGGGCCAGCCCGCTCGCGTACGCCGCCGCGCGCAACGAGGAGTCGGAGCCGTCCACCCCGACGACGATGACCTTGGGACCGTCCGTACCGCGTTCGAAGGCTGCTGTCACACCATCGAGGCTAGTCCCACGCGGGGGCGCGCCCGACAGGCGGCCCGGCGTGCCGCTCCCTAGAGTGCAAGGCATGCGTGTCAGCGAGGAGACGCCCATACCGGCACGGGCCCGGACGCCCGCGCGGTCCCGGTTCCTGAGCCGGGTGCCGGAGGCCTTCGCGATGTTCTTCGCCGGGCTCGGGCTGTACTGCGGCGCCATCGCGCTGGTGCCCGTGCTGCGCCGATGGCTGCGGCCCCTCTCCTGGTTCCTCGACCGGGTCACCGTCCCCGTCAGCGCCAACCTCGCCTACGCCGTCTTCCTGCTGCTGCTCGCCGCCGCGATCGGCGCCCGCAAGAAGGTCGCCTGGTGGCTGGTGGTCGGCTACCTCGGGCTGCTCTTCCTCGCCGACGTGCTGCTCGTCGCCGTCGCCGAGTGGATGTGGGCCGCCAACGGCATCGTGTGCGGGGCCGCGCTCCTCGTGCTGATCCTGGCGCGCGGCGAGTTCTACGCCGAGACCCGGCGCGGCGCGGTCCGGCGCGCGCTGCTCGTCCTGGTGCTCGGACTCGCCGCGGGCGTCGTGGCCGGCTGGGCCCTGGTGGAGATCTTCCCCGGCACGCTCCCGCGCGGCCAGCGGCTGCTGTGGGCCAGCAACCGGGTGCTCGGCGGCCTCGCCTCCAGCGGCCAGTTCGACGGCCGCCCGCCCCGCCCGCTCTACTTCTTCCTCGGTCTGTTCGGCGCGATCGCCCTGCTCAGCGCGGCCACCACGCTCTTCCGCTCGCAGCGCATGGAGGCCGCGCTGCACGGCGACGAGGAGCCGCGCATCCGGGCCCTGCTGCGCGCCTACGGCCGGGACGACTCGCTCGGCTACTTCGCCACCCGCCGCGACAAGGCGGTGGTGTTCTCGCCGAGCGGCAAGGCGGCCGTCACCTACCGGGTGGAGGCCGGGGTCGCCCTGGCCAGCGGCGACCCCGTCGGCGACCCGGAGGCGTGGGGGCCCGCCATCGCCGCCTGGCTGGACGTGGCCAGGAAGTACGCCTGGGCGCCCGCCGTGATGGGCGCGTCCGAGGAGGGCGCCACCGTCTACGCCCGGTACGGTCTGGGCGCCATGCAACTGGGAGACGAGGCGATCCTGCACGTCGCCCGGTTCGACCTGGACGGCCGCGAGATGCGGGTGACCCGGCAGGCCGTCCGCCGCGTCGCCAGGACCGGCGCCACCACCCGGATCCGCCGCCACTCGGCGCTCACCGACGAGGAGATGGGCCAGATCGTCGACCGGGCCGACGCCTGGCGGGACACCGAGACCGAACGCGGCTTCTCCATGGCGCTCGACCGCCTGGGCGACCCGGCCGACGGCGACTGCCTGCTGGTGGAGGCGTTCGACGCGGACGGCAAGCTGATCGCGCTGCTCTCGTTCGTGCCCTGGGGCCCGGACGGCATCTCGCTCGATCTGATGCGGCGCGACCGCAGCGCACCCAACGGCGTCATGGAGTTCATGGTGGCCGAGCTCTGCGCGTACGCACCGAAGCTGGGCGTACGGCGGATCTCGCTCAACTTCGCGGTGTTCCGCTCCGCCTTCGAGGAGGGCGCCCGGATCGGCGCGGGCCCGGTGCTGCGGCTGTGGCGTCGGCTGCTGCTGTTCTTCTCCAAGTGGTGGCAGCTGGAGGCGCTGTACCGGTCGAACGTGAAGTACCAGCCGCAGTGGTTCCCGCGCTTTCTCTGCTACGGGGACGCGGGCTCGCTCGCCCGCGTCGGGCTCGCCTCCGGCATCGCCGAGGGCTTCGTCTCCGTACCCAGTCTGCGCAAGCTGTGGGGCAAGGGGCACCCCAGGGGCGTCACCAGTCCTGGCAGCACCGAGGGCCTGCCGTCCATCGAGGCGCTCGGCCTGTCCGAACAGGGCGCCGCGGGGGCGGGGGAGCGGCGGCTGCCCGATCAGGTGCGGGTGCGCCACCGCAAGCTGGAGCGGCTGCGGGCCGAGGGCGCCGAACCGTATCCGGTGGTCATTCCGACGCGCACCCACACCCTGGCGGACCTGCGCGCGGCCGGTGCGGGCACGGCCGCCACGGTGGCCGGGCGCGTGATGGCCGTACGCGACTTCGGCGGGGTCGTCTTCGCCGTACTGCGCGACTGGTCGGGCGACCTCCAGCTGGCGCTCACCCGGGACGGCACGGGCGCGCGGGTGCTCGACCACTTCACCCGTGACGTCGACCTCGGCGACCACATCACCGCCACGGGCACCACCGGCACCACGGTCAAGGGCGAGTACTCGCTCTTCGTCACCGGCTGGCAGATGACCGGCAAGTGCCTGCGCCCGCTGCCCGACAAGCGGCTCGGCCTGGCCGACCCCGAGGCCCGGGTGCGCCGCCGCTACCTCGACCTGGTGGCCCGCCCCGAGGCCCGCGACGTCGTACGGGCCCGCTCCACCGCCGTCCAGGCGCTGCGGCAGGGCCTGCTCGACCGCGGCTATCTGGAGGTCGAGACACCGATGCTCCAGCAGATCCACGGCGGCGCCAACGCCCGCCCCTTCACCACCCACATCAACGCCTACGACCTGGACCTGTATCTGCGGATCGCCCCCGAGCTGTATCTCAAGCGGCTGTGCGTCGGCGGGGTCGAGAAGGTCTTCGAGATGGGCCGCACCTTCCGCAACGAGGGCGTCTCGTACAAGCACAACCCCGAGTTCACGATGCTGGAGGCCTACCAGGCCTTCGCCGACTACGACGTGATGCTCGATCTGACCCGCGAGCTCATCCAGGGCGCCGCGACCGCCGCGTTCGGCGCGCCGGTGGCGCGCAAGGCCGGTCCCGACGGGCGGCTGGTGGAGCACGACATCTCCGGACCCTGGCCGGTCAAGACGCTGTACGGGGCGCTCTCCGAGGCGCTGGGCGAGGAGGTCGACGCCGACACCGAGGAGCGGGAGCTGCGCCGGCTGTGCGACCGGGCCGGGGTCCCGCATACACCTGAGAACTCCCGGGGCGACGTGGTGTTGGAGATGTACGAACGGATGGTCGAGGAGAGGACCCAGCTGCCCACGTTCTACAAGGACTTCCCGACCGACGTCTCGCCGCTCACCCGCCAGCACCGGAGCGATCCCCGGCTGGCCGAGCGCTGGGACCTGGTGGCGTTCGGCACGGAACTGGGCACCGCCTACTCGGAGTTGACCGACCCGGTGGAGCAGCGGCGGCGGCTCACCGCGCAGTCGCTGCTCGCGGCAGGCGGCGACCCGGAGGCGATGGAGCTCGACGAGGAGTTCCTGGACGCGCTCGAATACGCCATGCCGCCCACCGGCGGACTCGGCATCGGAGTGGACCGGCTCGTCATGTTCCTCACCGGCCTGACGATCCGTGAGACACTGCCGTTCCCGCTGGTACGCCGCCACTGAGCCACGGCCGTCAACGGTTCGCCCGGGTGCGTCCCAACGGGTGTTTTCGGCCGCGCGGGCGGTGCGCTTCAGCCGCCGGGACCGCGTGTCGTGCGAGCCATGGGTCATGAAAAAGGATGAGATGCTCCCCGGGCGGCGCATGTTCCTGCGCGTCGGCGCCTGTCTGGGAGCCGCCGCCGCCCTGCGGATGCTGACCGCCGAGGACACCGGCGCTCCGGAGCGGAAGGCCGCGCAGGCCGCCGCCGGCCCGCAGGCCGCGGCGCCCCGGCTGAAGTCCACCGCGTACCGACTGGAGCCGATGACCGCCGAGGCCCCGCCGCAGTACCGCACCGCGCTGCCGCCCGTGCGGCGCCGGCCGTTCCTGAGCATGCCCGAGCTCGGCCCCGACACCATGGTGCTGACCTTCGACGACGGCCCCGACCCGCGCTACACGCCGGAGATCCTGCGGACCCTGCGCGAGCACGACGTGCGCGCGATGTTCTTCGTCTGCGGCGAGATGGCCACCGACAACCGCGACCTGCTGCGCGAGATGCGCGACGACGGGCATGTGATCGGCAACCACTCCTGGACGCACCCGCTGCTCATCAAGATGTCGCGGGAGGCGGTACGCGACGAGATGACCCGGACCAGCGAGGTCGTCGAGGAGGTGCTCGGCGAGCGGCCGCAGTGGTTCCGCGCCCCCTACGGCGCCTGGAACCGCAACTCGTTCCAGATCGGCGCCGAACTCGGCATGGAGCCGATGGGCTGGACCCTCGACACGCTGGACTGGACGACGCCCGGCACCGACACGATCGTGCGCCGGGTCCAGCAGGGCGCCGCCCCGGGCGTCGTGGTGCTCTCGCACGACGCGGGGGGCGACCGCTCGCAGAGCGTGGCGGCGCTGCGCACCTATCTGCCCCGGCTGCTGGCCGCGGGCTACCGCCTGCGCGTACCGCCCAAGCGGCGCTGAGGGCGGGGAGGTTCAGCGGGTGGCCACCATCCGGGCGAAGACCACCACGTTGCCGTCGTAGCCCTTGGTCCTGGTGAAGCCGCCGCCGCAGGTGATCACCCGCAGCTCCGGGTGCCCGGTGTCGCCGTACACCCGGGCACCCGGGAAGTTGTTCTTGTCGTAGACCTCGACGCCGTAGACCTCGAAGACGGCCACATGCCCGTCGTAGCGGGTCACCTCGACGTGGTTGCCCTTCTTGAGCGAGCCGAGTCCGTAGAAGACGGCGGGGCCCCGCAGGGTGTCGACGTGGCCGACCATCACGGCGGTGCCGCGCTGGCCGGGGGCGATCGCGTTCTGGTACCAGCCCGCCAGATTGGGGTCGTCCGGCGGCGGCGCCTGCACCCAGCCGTCCTGGTCGATGCCGACCTCGATGACCGGGGCGTCGACCTTGATCGCGTCGATCCTGACCCGGGAGGCCGGCGCGTACCCCAGCGGCTCCACCGGGGCGGTGGAGGTGGCCGGGACGAACACCTCCGGCCGGCCCGCCAGCGCGGCGGCCGCCGCGGGCTGCGGGGGGCCCATCGTGACGTCCGCGCCGTTCCGCATCAGCGCCAGACCGGTGAGCATCACCAGGGCGAGCGCCCCCCACGGCGACCGCCTCCGATGCTCCGAGCCGCCCTCTTCCTGCCCCATCTCGCTCCCTCCAAAGCCCTCCGTGCCACCTCTAGGCACGGTAAGGGCGTACTCGCACCCCGGCGATCAGAGAGGTGCGAACGGGTGGTGGCGGAGGCGGCCGCCGATCCGGGCGGCCACGGGGGGTGACCCATCCGTGTCATTGGTCCGACAAAAATTCTGACGGTCTGTGACCTGCGGGTCCGTCAGATCGGCGGTTCGCTCACCGGCGTGTCGGCTCACCAGGGTGGACCAGCGCGACATGCGAGGTGAGAAGCCTGCGGTGAGGGTTCGTCATGGGAGGCGTACTCGTCGAATTTCCCGGAGCACGGCTTTGGGGCGCCCTCCCTCGGAGGTTCAACCATGCGTGCTGCACGCGCTCTCCCGGTGGCCGTGGCCGCCTTCGCGGCGGTGGGGCTCTCAGCCCCGCTCGCCTCCGCCAACTTCGGCCCGAGCAACGTCACCGTCAACCCCAGCGCGGTGCACCCGGGCTCCACGCTGACGATCACGGCCAACGGCTGCGGCCACGGCGGCATCGTGACGTCGAACGCCTTTTCCCCCACGTCCCTCTCGGGCGGTGACACCGGGTTCGCGACCGCCAGGATCCACGACCACATCACCCCCGGGTCGTACAACCTGTCGGTCCGCTGCAACGACAACCCGCGGACGGAGACGCGCAGCTTCACCGTGCTCCCCGGCCGCGGCGCGATGGGCGGCCTCGGGGGCGCCGCGGGGCCGACCCAGACCGAGATGGCCGTCGGCGGGTCCCTGGTGGCGCTCGCCGCCATCGGCGGTGCCGTGTTCGTGGCACGGCGCCGCCGCACGAGCGGCGGGCGGGTCTGACCGGCCGAACCTCCCGGACAGAGCCGAACCGCCCGTCGCCCCGAGTCCTGGCCAGGACTCGGGGCGACGGGCGGTTCGCGGCTCTCTGTGCCGGAGCTTGCCTGCCGGACGGGCTAGTTGTCGCGGCGGCGCAGATAGAACATCAGGCCGCCGCCGGCCGCGGCGACGAGCGCGAGGCCGACCGCGATCTCGCCCTTGTCGATGCCGTCCGCGGTGCCGCCGAGGCCGCCCCGCACACCGCGCGAGGGCGCGGTGGTGGTGCTGATGGTGGGCCTGGTCGTGGGGCGGAGCGTCTGCGGCCCGCCGGTGATCGTGAGATCGGTGGTGCCCCGCTCGCCGGCGCACATGAACGTCACGGTGTAGGTGGCACCGCGCCTGGCGTTGAAGTCGACCTGGGCGGTCGTGGAGCTGTTCGGCGAGATGGTCACCGTGTTGAAGACGCCGGAGGAGGCGGTGGCGGTGGAGGGGCACCCGGTGACGTTCAGCGTGACCGTACCGCCGGGGGCGATGGTGGAGGGGGACACACTGAACGCGAACGACGTGATGTTGCTGCCGTGCGCGCCGCCGCCGTCGGCGGCCAGCGCTGCCGCGGGGGTGGCGAGGGAGAGAGCCGCGGCGCCGAGCAAGGTGGCGGATGCGATGCGTATCGCGCCCATGGACAATCCTCCGGGTCCCCGAGGAGCACTGCGGAACCGTTTTCCACAAAAAGCGGGAAATGCACCTCGTGCCCGACACGCTAGGAGCGGGCGGCCCCGGTCGCGATCGGTGTCCGGCGAATGGGGCATTCGCTTCCCCCACCCGGCGGACCTGTCGGGGTGTCACCGGGGATTTCGGCTGAGCGTGCCGGGCGTCGGGGCGCAGGCGGGGGTCCGAGGACAGGCGCTCAGGTGAACAGGTCGGGGAAGAGGTCGCGGAACGGCGCCGAGGTGGCGGACAGGCCCCGGCCGAACGGTGCGTCGAAGTCCCAGATCAGGAAGAGCAGGAAGGCGATGAGCACGCTGAAGAGCCCGGCCAGCAGCAGTTCGCGCCCGGTGCGGCGGATCTGGAGCGTGAAGATCAGGCCGACGGTCACCACGGCCCCCGTGATCAGCCCGAACCAGACGACCCCGGGCATCGTGGCCCCGGCGCCCGCGCCGCGCGTGTTGCGGGCTTCGTCGACGGCCGCCACCTGGTCGACCAGCGGCTGGTACGCCTGGCCCTCGTGGTCGGTCTTGGGCTCGTAGTCCGTGACGTCCCGGCGCAGCTGGGCGAGCAGGACCGACCCCCGGTCGCCGAGCTCGCCCTTGACCTCCATGTGGTGCCACTCGGAGCGGACGACGTAGGTGACGTACGAGTCGACGTCGGCGCGGATGCGCTCGCGGGCCGGGCCCGGGTAGACCTGGACGCGCTCGCTGATCTCGTGGAGCGCCTGCGCCTCCTGGCGGACGGTCTCCGAGGCCGAGCCCCGGGCCTCCCAGACGCCCGCGATGGCGAGGCCGAGGACGATCGCGTAGATCACTCCCATCATCATCGTCATGTACTCCATGACGTCCGGGGTCTGGGAGGGGTCGTCGTCCTCGCCGATGCGGCGGTGGTTGACGATGACGATGGTCAGCACGACGACGCAGGCCGCGGCCATCGCGATGGCGAGGACGATCCAGTCCTTCAAGGGGGAACCTCCGACGAGGGAGAAGCGGGAACGGCGCGGCGCGGGGCCGACGGCTAGCTGGAGCGGGGGCGGAGCACCGCGACGGCGACCACCGCGGGCACCGTGACGAGCAGGGTGAGCGTCACCGTGGAGAGCCCCGGAGCGTGCTTCTTCCGCGGCGGCCTGCGGTACGCGGGCAGCGCGATGGGCCGCTGCCGGGGCGGCGGAGTGGCGGAAGGGCTCGGCGGCACGGGCGCGGGGGGCGGCGGGGGCGCCGGCTCCGGTGGTACGGGCGCCACCGGCCGGGGCTTCGGTGGCTGCGGCGCGGGCGGAGCGGGCGGCGCGGGAGGGACCGGCTTCGGCGGGGCCGGTGGATGCGCCGGCGGGGGCTTCGGCGGCGCTGGAGGCTCGGGCGGTTCGGGAGGCTTGGGCGGCGGCGGTTTCGGCGTGGGCGGCGGGGGCGACGGCGTGCAGATGCCGCCCCCGGCGACCGCCACCGCCCAGTCGTCCCCGGCGCCGCCGGAGACCGAGGCGTACGCGCAGGCGTCCGCGCGCGCGTACGGCGCCGGGCCGGTCAGCAGCAGGGCGAGGGCGGCGGCCGAGAGCAGCCGCCGCGCCAAGTGGGTTACGGGCACGCCAGGATCATCCGGCCCGGGGGACCGCACGGCCATGAGACCGACGCGGATTCGCCTGATGGGGGGAGGTTGGGTGGGTTTGCGTTTGGAACCGCCGGGGGGCGGTTCGGCGGGTGCGGGAAAATTCTTTCGCAGGCTTTGAACACTCCAGGGGCCGCCACGCGTACCTAGGGCCATGAAAGGCGCACCCAGGCGCCACAAGAAGCAGCGGATCAAAGGGAGTTGACATGGCAACCTGGCGCAACGCCTCGCTCGCGGTGACGGCGGCGGCAGTACTGGCACTCACGGCGACGGCCTGCGGCCAGGACAAGGGAAGTGCCTCGCCGAAGGGCCAGTCCGTCGGCAACGCCGCTCAGGCCGCGGGCAGTGGGAACGCGTACGGATACGGCGACGCGGGCTACGGCTCGGGGTCGGGCACGGCCAACCAGGCGGCGGCCAAGGCGGCCGGGCAGCTGGCGGTGTGGGACAGCAAGGAACTGGGCAAGGTGGTCACCGACAGCGCCGGATTCACGCTCTACCGCTTCGACAAGGACACCGCGAGCCCGCCCAAGTCGAATTGCGACGGCGACTGCGCGAAGCTGTGGCCGGCCGTGCCCGCGGGCAGCGTCACGGCGGCTCCCGGCACCGACGCGAGCCTCATCGGCGAGGTGACCCGGACCGACGGCAGCAAGCAGCTGACGCTCGCGGGCTGGCCGATGTACCGGTACACCAAGGACACCAAGCCCGGCGACGCGACCGGGGAGGGCGTGGGCGGCACGTGGCACGCCTCGGCCCCCGACGGCAAGAAGGCGACGCCGTCCGCCGACAGCGCCGGGGCCGGGGGCGGGGCGGAGACGCCGAGCCTGCCGGGCCTCTCGGTCCGCGAGGACCCCAAGCTCGGCAAGATCATCGTCGATTCCCGCGGGATGACCGTCTACCGGTTCAAGAAGGACTCCGCCTGGCCCATGAAGTCGGCCTGCACCGGCGACTGCCTCAAGAAGTGGCCGGTGGTCGCGCCGGTCGACAAGAAGGACACCGAGGGCATCATCCAGAAGGGCTTCGTCACCTTCAACCGGCCCGACGGGATCAAGCAGCAGTCGGTCAACTGCTGGCCGATCTACACCTACGCCGGTGACAGCAAGCCTGGCGACACCAATGGCCAGGGCGTGGGCGGCACCTGGTGGGCCGTCTCTCCCGAGGGAAAGCTGATCGCCACCGCCAAGTGACCCCCCTCCCAAGGTCGTCGGCCCGTCACCGTGTCCCCCGCGCGGTGGCGGGTTCGACGTGCGTTCCGGCGGGTGTGACCGAACTTGTGTGTGACCAATAACGGATCGGCATTTTCCGTTTTTACTCGCCCTCCTGCCTGACGATCAGTAGCCTCAGCTCGAACACTGACCATGCACATGGCCATCACACCCCCCGCGGCGAGTTGTTGGAGACATAGATGGAGCGTCCGGCCTGGGCCCCTACGGGCATCGACATCTCGGTGCCGAGTGTGTCCCGCATCTACGACTACTACCTGGGCGGCTCGCACAACTTCGAGGTGGACCGGGAAGCCGCGCGCAAGGCCATGGAGTTCATCCCCGGGCTGCCCAAGGTGATGCAGGCGAACCGGGCCTTCATGCGGCGGGCGGTCCGTTTCGCCCTGGATGAGGGAATCACCCAGTTCCTGGACATCGGCTCGGGCATCCCGACGTTCGGCAACGTCCATGAGGTCGCCCAGAGCGCTGCCCCCGAGGCGCGGGTGGTCTACGTCGACCACGACCCGGTCGCCGTCGCGCACAGCAAGGCCGTCCTGGAGGGCAACGACCGGGCGGGCGTGGTCGCCGCCGACCTGCGCAAGCCGCAGGACATCCTCAGCAGCCCGGAGGTCACCCGGCTGCTCGACCTGGACCGGCCGGTCGCCCTCCTGCTGGTCGCCGTCCTCCACTTCGTGGAGGACTCG encodes the following:
- a CDS encoding SCO0930 family lipoprotein, producing the protein MATWRNASLAVTAAAVLALTATACGQDKGSASPKGQSVGNAAQAAGSGNAYGYGDAGYGSGSGTANQAAAKAAGQLAVWDSKELGKVVTDSAGFTLYRFDKDTASPPKSNCDGDCAKLWPAVPAGSVTAAPGTDASLIGEVTRTDGSKQLTLAGWPMYRYTKDTKPGDATGEGVGGTWHASAPDGKKATPSADSAGAGGGAETPSLPGLSVREDPKLGKIIVDSRGMTVYRFKKDSAWPMKSACTGDCLKKWPVVAPVDKKDTEGIIQKGFVTFNRPDGIKQQSVNCWPIYTYAGDSKPGDTNGQGVGGTWWAVSPEGKLIATAK
- a CDS encoding SAM-dependent methyltransferase, with product MERPAWAPTGIDISVPSVSRIYDYYLGGSHNFEVDREAARKAMEFIPGLPKVMQANRAFMRRAVRFALDEGITQFLDIGSGIPTFGNVHEVAQSAAPEARVVYVDHDPVAVAHSKAVLEGNDRAGVVAADLRKPQDILSSPEVTRLLDLDRPVALLLVAVLHFVEDSDDPRAAVAALRDALAPGSLLILTHAAYEGIPLSEDRAGGAVGVYRNIRNPLVMRTSEEIATFFDGFELVAPGLVQMPMWRPENSPEQEDPYAFSGFAGVGRIA